From Myxococcota bacterium, the proteins below share one genomic window:
- a CDS encoding neutral zinc metallopeptidase, with the protein MKWEGERESDQVEDRRGMSIGRGGAVIGGGGLLLILLFSALTGTDPRQVLEIAQGVSDVASGPGQGEAGKMGAPSDEGGKFASVVLASTEDVWGEIFSEHGKRYQPPRLVLFSDMVQSACGTAQSAVGPFYCPNDSQVYLDLSFFHELERRFGAPGDFARAYVIAHEVGHHVQNLLGIAEKVSAAQSRGSRTDANELSVRMELQADCLAGVWGKRANQERKWLEPGDVEAGLAAAAAIGDDTLQRQAGGAVAPESWTHGSSAMRVKWLKAGLESGDLNACDTFGSDSLL; encoded by the coding sequence ATGAAGTGGGAAGGCGAACGCGAGTCGGACCAGGTCGAGGATCGCCGCGGCATGAGCATCGGACGCGGCGGCGCGGTGATCGGCGGCGGCGGCCTGCTCTTGATCCTGTTGTTCTCGGCGCTCACGGGCACCGACCCGCGCCAGGTGCTCGAGATCGCACAGGGCGTGTCCGACGTGGCCTCGGGCCCGGGCCAGGGCGAGGCGGGCAAGATGGGCGCGCCCAGCGACGAGGGCGGGAAGTTCGCGTCGGTCGTGCTCGCGTCGACCGAGGACGTGTGGGGCGAGATCTTCTCGGAGCACGGCAAGCGCTACCAGCCGCCGCGGCTCGTGCTGTTCAGCGACATGGTCCAGTCGGCGTGCGGCACGGCGCAGTCGGCCGTGGGACCGTTCTACTGCCCCAACGACTCACAGGTGTATCTCGATCTCTCGTTCTTCCACGAGCTCGAGCGCCGCTTCGGCGCGCCCGGCGACTTCGCGCGCGCCTACGTGATCGCGCACGAAGTGGGTCACCACGTGCAGAACCTGCTCGGCATCGCCGAGAAGGTCTCGGCCGCGCAGTCGCGTGGCTCGCGCACCGACGCCAACGAGCTCTCCGTGCGCATGGAGCTGCAGGCCGACTGTCTCGCGGGCGTGTGGGGCAAGCGCGCGAACCAGGAGCGCAAGTGGCTCGAGCCGGGTGACGTCGAGGCGGGGCTCGCCGCTGCGGCGGCGATCGGCGACGACACGCTGCAGCGCCAGGCGGGCGGCGCCGTTGCGCCCGAGAGCTGGACGCACGGCTCCTCGGCCATGCGCGTGAAGTGGCTCAAGGCGGGCCTCGAGAGCGGCGACCTGAACGCCTGCGACACCTTCGGCAGCGACAGCCTGCTCTAG
- a CDS encoding amidohydrolase family protein, whose translation MEKLDHPVFDCDNHYYEALDAFTRHLDPRLGPRCVQWAEIGGRKYHVVGGVVSHAVTNPTFNPIAKPGAMHEYFRGNPNGKSPIEFLREREPIPAAYRERDARISVMDRQGLESVWLFPTLGVLYEELLKRDTEAVALTFRAFNQWLDEDWGVSYRDRIFAAPYIPMCSPEMALRELEWSLARGARVVCMRPAPAWTANGPRSPADSLFDGFWARVNEAGITVVVHAGDSGYSSNGYARDGFGASFDGGGWKPSIKSFNIERAAHDFLITLVFEKLFDRFPNLRIASVENGSDYLADLFKKLRQTAKKTPGYFKEDPGETFRRHVWINPFWEDDVNEISALMGPERVIFGSDWPHIEGMPQPLDYLAELEKFDPAAKRRILRENTRELNTLRPV comes from the coding sequence ATGGAGAAACTCGACCACCCGGTCTTCGACTGCGACAACCACTACTACGAGGCGCTCGACGCGTTCACCCGCCACCTCGACCCGCGGCTCGGACCCCGCTGCGTGCAGTGGGCCGAGATCGGCGGGCGCAAGTACCACGTGGTGGGCGGCGTGGTCTCGCACGCCGTCACCAACCCGACCTTCAACCCGATCGCCAAGCCCGGAGCGATGCACGAGTACTTCCGCGGCAACCCGAACGGCAAGTCACCGATCGAGTTCCTGCGCGAACGCGAGCCCATTCCGGCGGCGTACCGCGAGCGCGACGCGCGTATCTCCGTGATGGACCGCCAGGGCCTGGAGTCGGTCTGGCTGTTTCCGACGCTCGGGGTGCTGTACGAAGAGCTGTTGAAGCGCGACACGGAGGCGGTCGCACTCACCTTCCGCGCCTTCAACCAGTGGCTCGACGAGGACTGGGGTGTGAGCTACCGCGACCGCATCTTCGCCGCACCGTACATCCCGATGTGCAGCCCGGAGATGGCGCTGCGCGAGCTCGAGTGGTCGCTCGCGCGCGGCGCGCGCGTGGTGTGCATGCGGCCCGCGCCGGCCTGGACCGCGAACGGTCCGCGCTCGCCGGCCGACTCACTCTTCGACGGCTTCTGGGCGCGCGTGAACGAGGCAGGAATCACGGTCGTGGTCCACGCGGGAGACAGCGGCTACAGCTCGAACGGCTATGCGCGCGACGGCTTCGGCGCCAGCTTCGACGGCGGCGGCTGGAAGCCCTCGATCAAGTCGTTCAACATCGAGCGCGCCGCGCACGACTTCCTGATCACGCTGGTGTTCGAGAAGCTCTTCGACCGCTTCCCGAACCTGCGCATCGCGTCGGTCGAGAACGGCTCCGACTATCTCGCCGACCTGTTCAAGAAGCTGCGCCAGACCGCGAAGAAGACGCCCGGCTACTTCAAGGAGGACCCGGGCGAGACCTTCCGGCGCCACGTCTGGATCAACCCGTTCTGGGAGGACGACGTGAACGAGATCAGCGCGCTGATGGGCCCCGAGCGCGTGATCTTCGGCAGTGACTGGCCGCACATCGAGGGCATGCCGCAGCCGCTCGACTACCTCGCCGAGCTCGAGAAGTTCGACCCGGCCGCGAAGCGGCGCATCCTGCGCGAGAACACGCGTGAGCTGAACACGCTGCGCCCGGTGTGA
- a CDS encoding NUDIX domain-containing protein, whose protein sequence is MPQARRAQLYGLGTSVYAERGGKILLLKRATGEATGTWYTPGGGLDPGEEPAECARRELFEETGLTPSGPLELVGLIPMAFYGVQGFVIAYACPCLEGEPKLSHEHSAARWLDPAEYRERYLSDAVIARFESTDPRTARLIAAVRRSIDEYLAWRTARK, encoded by the coding sequence GTGCCCCAGGCGCGCCGTGCGCAGCTCTACGGCCTGGGCACGTCCGTCTACGCGGAGCGCGGCGGGAAGATCCTCTTGCTCAAGCGCGCGACCGGCGAGGCGACCGGCACCTGGTACACGCCTGGCGGCGGGCTCGATCCCGGGGAGGAGCCCGCCGAGTGCGCGCGGCGCGAGCTCTTCGAGGAGACCGGACTCACTCCGTCGGGACCGCTCGAGCTGGTGGGGCTGATCCCGATGGCCTTCTACGGCGTGCAGGGCTTCGTGATCGCCTACGCCTGCCCGTGTCTCGAGGGCGAGCCGAAGCTCTCGCACGAGCACAGCGCCGCGCGCTGGCTCGACCCGGCCGAGTATCGGGAGCGCTACCTCTCGGACGCGGTCATCGCGCGCTTCGAGAGCACGGACCCTCGCACCGCCCGTCTGATCGCCGCCGTGCGGCGCTCGATCGACGAGTATCTCGCCTGGCGGACGGCGCGGAAATGA
- a CDS encoding P-II family nitrogen regulator, which produces MVRVAAIIKPFKLDELKASLNEIGVEGMTVSEVKGFGQQKGHTELYRGSEYVVDFLPKLKVELVIRDDALVKVTSAIVDACRTGKFGDGKIFVTPVVEAVRIRTGEHGDEALS; this is translated from the coding sequence GTGGTCCGAGTCGCAGCGATCATCAAGCCCTTCAAGCTCGACGAGCTGAAGGCGTCGCTCAACGAGATCGGCGTCGAGGGCATGACCGTATCCGAGGTGAAGGGCTTCGGTCAGCAGAAGGGACACACCGAGCTCTACCGCGGATCGGAGTACGTGGTCGACTTTCTCCCCAAGCTCAAGGTCGAGCTCGTGATTCGCGACGACGCCCTGGTGAAGGTCACCAGCGCCATCGTCGACGCCTGCCGGACGGGCAAGTTCGGCGACGGCAAGATCTTCGTGACTCCGGTCGTCGAGGCCGTGCGCATCCGCACCGGCGAACACGGCGACGAGGCGCTCTCGTGA
- a CDS encoding MSMEG_1061 family FMN-dependent PPOX-type flavoprotein, whose protein sequence is MANYDMRITSLDELRALIDEPHPVTRQKVFDALDDQMQAFIARAPFLVLATAGADGRLEVSPKGDAPGFVKVEDERTLLVPDRKGNKLLFGLQNVLANPQVSLIFLVPATDETLRVSGRAELYRDPALLELLATRGQPALVALRVRIERCFFHCARAFLRASLWDPASWPEPGRVSFGRQMAPKLGGGDALAAQIDRAVDEGRGDL, encoded by the coding sequence ATGGCGAACTACGACATGCGAATCACGAGCCTCGACGAGCTGCGCGCGCTGATCGACGAGCCGCACCCGGTGACTCGGCAGAAGGTCTTCGACGCGCTCGACGACCAGATGCAGGCGTTCATCGCGCGCGCCCCGTTTCTGGTGCTCGCCACCGCCGGCGCCGACGGCCGGCTCGAAGTCTCGCCCAAAGGCGACGCGCCGGGCTTCGTGAAGGTCGAGGACGAGCGCACCCTGCTCGTGCCGGACCGCAAGGGCAACAAGCTCCTGTTCGGGCTACAGAACGTGCTCGCGAACCCGCAGGTCTCCCTGATCTTCCTGGTTCCGGCCACCGACGAGACGCTTCGGGTCAGTGGCCGCGCCGAGCTGTACCGCGACCCGGCGCTCCTGGAGCTCTTGGCAACGCGCGGGCAGCCGGCGCTCGTGGCGCTGCGCGTGCGCATCGAACGCTGCTTCTTCCACTGCGCGCGCGCCTTCCTGCGCGCGAGTCTGTGGGATCCGGCGAGCTGGCCGGAGCCGGGCCGGGTGTCGTTCGGCCGGCAGATGGCGCCCAAGCTGGGCGGCGGCGACGCCCTGGCCGCGCAGATCGACCGGGCCGTCGACGAGGGCCGGGGCGACCTGTAA
- a CDS encoding amidohydrolase family protein, protein MADLDLVISGGTVVDGTRFPAFRADVGMRAGRIAEIGRIAKSRAKRVLDADGLIVAPGFVDLHTHYDAQIQWDPWCTISGWHGVTSVALGNCGFGFAPVRAAERERAMLTMSRLEAIPMVSMREGMLWDWETFPQWLNTLERIPKGVNCLSYLPLAPLMVYAMGLDEAKRRPATPDEMARMLALLDESLDAGACGWSAQRTGAHSIQADYDGTPMVTDTMSESDLLAFASALGKRGEGFIQLTNATGELQKDLKLCEDVALASGRPVLFNVVLAVNGMEWVHKMFVAWLESCHARGIPMFGQANSIRAPFRFTFEDWNLFDSGPAWNRALTGSHDEKKRKLADPELVRQMAAEHDGGQLQTPILGGPVSEHVFEGAKNAPELDAYIGLTVGQIAAKLGVHPVEAAVQLSLASDLTAGFLTKSATSDNAQYVGELLASPYVIPGVSDGGAHTKFLTSGSYTTDTLAWLVRDEKRLTLEEAHYKLSYLPARAAGFRDRGALAVGWPADVVVYDLARLERLPSWWDSEIAHDFPGGEWRRIQRAAGYHYTLVNGEVTFEDGKCTGATPGRLLRHGAA, encoded by the coding sequence TTGGCGGACCTCGATCTGGTGATCTCCGGTGGCACGGTCGTCGACGGCACGCGCTTCCCCGCGTTCCGCGCCGACGTCGGCATGCGCGCGGGACGGATCGCCGAGATCGGGCGCATCGCGAAGTCGCGCGCCAAGCGCGTGCTCGACGCGGATGGGCTGATCGTCGCGCCGGGCTTCGTCGACCTGCACACCCACTACGACGCGCAGATCCAGTGGGACCCGTGGTGCACGATCTCGGGCTGGCACGGAGTCACTTCGGTTGCGCTCGGGAACTGCGGCTTCGGCTTCGCGCCGGTGCGCGCGGCCGAGCGCGAGCGCGCCATGCTCACCATGTCGCGGCTCGAGGCCATCCCCATGGTCTCCATGCGCGAGGGCATGCTGTGGGACTGGGAGACGTTCCCGCAGTGGCTGAACACGCTCGAACGCATCCCGAAGGGCGTGAACTGTCTCAGCTACCTGCCGCTCGCGCCGCTCATGGTCTACGCCATGGGTCTCGACGAGGCCAAGCGCCGCCCGGCCACGCCGGACGAGATGGCGCGCATGCTCGCGCTGCTCGACGAGTCACTCGACGCCGGGGCGTGCGGCTGGTCGGCGCAGCGCACGGGCGCGCACTCGATCCAGGCCGACTACGACGGCACGCCCATGGTGACCGACACCATGAGCGAGTCCGACTTGCTGGCGTTCGCGAGCGCCCTGGGCAAGCGCGGAGAGGGCTTCATCCAGCTCACCAACGCCACCGGCGAGCTGCAGAAGGACCTGAAGCTGTGCGAGGACGTCGCGCTCGCGTCGGGCCGCCCCGTGCTGTTCAACGTGGTGCTCGCGGTCAACGGCATGGAATGGGTGCACAAGATGTTCGTGGCGTGGCTCGAGAGCTGTCACGCGCGCGGCATCCCGATGTTCGGCCAGGCCAACTCGATCCGCGCCCCGTTCCGCTTCACCTTCGAGGACTGGAACCTGTTCGACTCCGGGCCCGCCTGGAACCGCGCACTCACCGGCAGTCACGACGAGAAGAAGCGGAAGCTCGCCGACCCGGAGCTCGTGCGGCAGATGGCGGCCGAGCACGACGGCGGCCAGCTCCAGACGCCGATCCTGGGCGGGCCCGTGTCGGAGCACGTGTTCGAGGGCGCGAAGAACGCGCCGGAGCTCGACGCGTACATCGGGCTCACGGTCGGCCAGATCGCGGCGAAGCTGGGAGTGCACCCGGTCGAGGCCGCGGTGCAGCTCTCGCTGGCGAGTGACCTGACGGCGGGCTTCCTCACCAAGAGCGCCACCAGCGACAACGCGCAATACGTGGGCGAGCTGCTCGCGTCACCCTACGTGATTCCCGGCGTGTCCGACGGCGGTGCGCACACCAAGTTCCTGACCTCGGGCTCGTACACGACCGATACCCTGGCGTGGCTGGTGCGCGACGAGAAGCGGCTCACGCTGGAAGAAGCGCACTACAAGCTCTCCTATCTCCCGGCGCGCGCGGCCGGCTTCCGCGACCGGGGCGCGCTCGCCGTGGGCTGGCCCGCCGACGTGGTGGTGTACGACCTGGCCCGGCTCGAGCGGCTGCCGAGCTGGTGGGACTCGGAGATCGCGCACGACTTCCCCGGCGGCGAATGGCGCCGCATCCAGCGCGCCGCGGGCTATCACTACACGCTGGTGAACGGCGAAGTCACCTTCGAGGACGGGAAGTGCACGGGTGCGACGCCGGGGCGGCTCTTGCGCCACGGCGCCGCCTGA